In a genomic window of Halalkalicoccus sp. CG83:
- a CDS encoding sugar-transfer associated ATP-grasp domain-containing protein translates to MLEKWGGSRTSLATRERIRETIGVIGPFAVLVVTFLLTGWALRATIDLGTEPLMQYRLFFELIVAGFVISLLRSKVGLVTYGVFGPIIISYMLLESGVFWGTFLFVNLFLIALVTYVTIEPFNLGTAHRIGTMIVTVGIAITVIHLMADLRILSDTLDGLGVFFPAIITGWYADRFARDLNERGWRSPSIRFIWTIVSILTAYLVLRNEALVNWFIHTPEAWVAVLVANVWFGSRGSLRLKEYLRFRRLFDRPVVTEFFIALRTRLHNARTYVARLFGSDRNYLEENDVLAIRRRNQYINEYNPPELNPILDKVSMKKAFHDAGVPTPETYLVVEELSQLDLAERLLEDREEFVIKPDSGYGGEGIIVVTGRTESGAYDTSKGTLAKDELLGHMRNIIEGQYAEMGLRGNVLIEQLIEPDDFLLDIAGLGVPDIRVIVFKGYPIMSMTRLPTEESDGAANLHMGAIGVGLSIASGQALGGYQSRQKWFETHPDTGVDLQEFRIPGWDEILEVATHATAVSRLRYAGVDIVIDEELGPVVLEVNAHPGLGIQNATFEGTLERIDAIDSLPPSYELKSADEKIELARRWDENGWEVPGDAE, encoded by the coding sequence ATGCTCGAGAAGTGGGGGGGAAGCCGAACGTCACTAGCGACGCGTGAGCGCATCCGGGAGACGATCGGGGTGATCGGCCCGTTCGCGGTGCTGGTCGTCACGTTCCTGTTGACGGGCTGGGCGCTTCGCGCGACGATCGACCTCGGGACGGAGCCGTTGATGCAGTACCGGCTCTTCTTCGAACTCATCGTCGCCGGCTTCGTCATCTCCCTGCTGCGTAGCAAGGTCGGACTCGTCACCTACGGCGTCTTCGGGCCGATCATCATCTCGTACATGCTGCTCGAAAGCGGCGTGTTCTGGGGAACGTTCCTCTTCGTCAACCTCTTTCTGATCGCGCTGGTCACCTACGTGACGATCGAGCCGTTCAATCTCGGCACGGCCCACCGCATCGGAACGATGATCGTGACCGTCGGGATCGCCATCACGGTCATCCACCTCATGGCCGACCTGCGAATACTCTCCGACACCCTCGACGGCCTCGGCGTCTTCTTCCCGGCGATCATCACGGGCTGGTACGCCGACCGCTTCGCTCGTGACCTCAACGAACGCGGCTGGCGGTCGCCCTCGATCCGATTCATCTGGACGATCGTCTCGATACTGACGGCCTACCTCGTCCTTCGCAACGAGGCGCTCGTGAACTGGTTCATCCACACGCCCGAAGCCTGGGTCGCCGTGCTGGTCGCGAACGTCTGGTTCGGTTCGCGGGGATCGCTCCGATTGAAGGAGTATCTCCGGTTCAGACGGCTGTTCGATCGCCCCGTCGTCACCGAGTTCTTCATCGCCCTCAGAACGCGACTGCACAACGCTCGGACGTACGTCGCTCGTCTGTTCGGCAGCGATCGGAACTACCTCGAGGAGAACGACGTCCTCGCGATCCGGCGACGGAATCAGTACATCAACGAGTACAACCCGCCGGAGCTGAACCCGATTCTCGATAAGGTGTCGATGAAGAAGGCGTTCCACGACGCCGGCGTACCTACCCCGGAGACGTATCTCGTCGTCGAAGAGCTCTCCCAACTCGATCTAGCGGAGCGTCTCCTCGAGGACCGAGAGGAGTTCGTCATCAAGCCCGACAGCGGCTACGGCGGCGAGGGGATCATCGTCGTTACGGGACGAACCGAGTCGGGAGCGTACGACACCTCCAAGGGCACGCTCGCGAAGGACGAGCTCCTCGGCCACATGCGGAACATCATCGAGGGCCAGTACGCCGAGATGGGTCTGCGCGGAAACGTGCTCATCGAACAGCTCATCGAACCCGACGATTTCCTGTTGGACATCGCCGGACTCGGCGTCCCCGACATTCGCGTCATCGTCTTCAAGGGTTATCCGATCATGTCGATGACGCGGCTGCCGACCGAGGAGTCGGATGGCGCTGCGAACCTCCACATGGGCGCGATCGGCGTCGGCCTCTCGATCGCCTCCGGCCAGGCGCTCGGCGGCTATCAGAGCCGCCAGAAGTGGTTCGAGACCCACCCCGATACGGGCGTCGACCTCCAGGAGTTCCGGATCCCCGGCTGGGACGAGATCCTCGAGGTGGCGACGCACGCAACGGCGGTTTCACGGCTCAGATACGCCGGCGTCGACATCGTCATCGACGAGGAACTCGGCCCCGTCGTTCTGGAGGTGAACGCCCACCCCGGGTTGGGCATCCAGAACGCCACGTTCGAGGGTACCCTCGAACGGATCGACGCGATCGACTCGCTGCCACCGTCGTACGAGTTGAAGTCGGCCGACGAGAAGATCGAACTCGCCCGACGCTGGGATGAGAACGGCTGGGAGGTGCCCGGCGATGCTGAGTAA
- a CDS encoding DUF7344 domain-containing protein → METQQSEEVSTESVDALSKDEMFHLLSNRRRRDTLRYLTGRDEPVDMRDLAEQVAAWEQETTVQQLSSQERQRVYIALYQTHLPKLDDYGVVTYDQSRGIIERTERADRLAPYLDESDEPTHAGRPRLSAVGTYELAVYVAGPTVLVVGWLGLLPAFVLLVATWTALIAVALAHRGGDRWSRAVD, encoded by the coding sequence ATGGAAACCCAGCAGTCGGAGGAGGTTAGCACCGAGTCCGTGGACGCCCTCTCGAAGGACGAGATGTTCCACCTCCTGTCGAACCGCCGCCGTCGCGACACGCTCCGGTACCTGACGGGTCGCGACGAGCCCGTCGACATGCGTGACCTCGCCGAACAGGTCGCCGCCTGGGAGCAGGAGACGACCGTCCAGCAGCTCTCCTCGCAGGAGCGCCAGCGCGTCTACATCGCGCTGTATCAGACGCACCTCCCGAAGCTCGACGACTACGGCGTCGTCACGTACGACCAGTCCCGCGGGATCATCGAGCGAACCGAGCGCGCGGATCGGCTCGCACCGTATCTCGACGAGTCCGACGAGCCGACTCACGCCGGCCGACCGCGGCTATCAGCAGTCGGTACGTACGAACTCGCCGTCTACGTAGCCGGTCCGACGGTCCTCGTCGTCGGTTGGCTGGGGCTGCTTCCGGCGTTCGTGCTGCTCGTTGCGACTTGGACGGCGCTGATCGCCGTGGCGCTCGCTCATCGAGGCGGCGACCGGTGGTCTCGTGCCGTAGACTGA
- a CDS encoding mechanosensitive ion channel family protein: MKGQHDLEATLVPAQLQEIPDFLGQVLSDLILLIPRLIGALIILLIGWFVGRIVARVVSTLADRTEIDRRTMQTPIGDMLGGTERTISNAFGTVSAYYVYFLAILAAANALQIPLLSAWIADAASYLPAFIAGLLIIVVGFIVADFVGDVIERTRATTHSGITSVMANGVRVFLYFIVIVVGLDTMQVDVGILYIFAAAIAGGLGLALAIGFGIAFGFGARDYVAENIDDWAGQASAQVETPDTRPETRGSGTSGTNPDLDD, translated from the coding sequence ATGAAAGGACAACACGACCTCGAAGCCACACTCGTACCGGCACAGCTCCAAGAGATACCCGACTTCCTCGGGCAGGTGCTCAGCGACCTCATCCTGCTGATCCCCCGACTGATCGGCGCGCTGATCATCCTGTTGATCGGCTGGTTCGTCGGCCGAATCGTCGCTCGCGTCGTCAGCACCCTCGCCGACCGTACCGAGATCGATCGTCGGACGATGCAGACGCCGATCGGCGACATGCTCGGCGGGACCGAGCGGACGATCTCGAACGCCTTCGGGACGGTCTCGGCGTACTACGTCTACTTCCTCGCGATCCTCGCCGCGGCGAACGCCCTGCAGATTCCGCTGCTCTCGGCGTGGATCGCCGACGCCGCCTCGTATCTGCCGGCCTTCATCGCCGGGTTGCTGATCATCGTCGTCGGTTTCATCGTCGCCGACTTCGTCGGTGACGTGATCGAACGAACGCGGGCGACGACCCACTCGGGAATCACGTCGGTGATGGCGAACGGGGTCCGTGTCTTCCTCTACTTCATCGTGATCGTGGTCGGCCTCGATACGATGCAGGTGGACGTCGGGATCCTCTACATCTTCGCGGCGGCCATCGCCGGCGGCCTCGGTCTCGCGCTCGCGATCGGCTTCGGCATCGCCTTCGGCTTCGGTGCGCGTGACTACGTCGCCGAGAACATCGACGACTGGGCCGGCCAGGCCAGCGCCCAGGTCGAGACGCCGGACACTCGCCCCGAGACGCGCGGATCCGGCACGAGCGGGACGAACCCCGACCTCGACGACTGA
- the psmB gene encoding archaeal proteasome endopeptidase complex subunit beta yields the protein MRTPDHSDFSNGALSSAGQPNPYEPELGTLPDAELPEGADAAELKTGTTTVGLRAEDGVVMATDMRASLGNMVSSKTVQKVEQVHPTGALTIAGSVSAAQSLIDTLQVEANLYDNRRGEVMSMTALSTLTRNLLRSGAFFIVVPVLGGVDDEGPHVYSMDALGGTTEEDYAVSGSGSQFALGVLEQHYEEGLDVEEARDVAIRSVSSAVERDTASGNGLNIATVTDDGVEIERYEDFEGLDAF from the coding sequence ATGCGAACGCCAGATCATTCGGACTTCTCCAACGGTGCACTGTCGTCCGCCGGTCAGCCCAACCCCTACGAGCCTGAGCTCGGCACCCTCCCCGACGCGGAACTCCCGGAGGGCGCCGACGCCGCGGAGCTCAAGACGGGGACGACCACCGTCGGCCTGCGGGCCGAGGACGGCGTCGTCATGGCGACGGACATGCGTGCGAGCCTGGGCAACATGGTCTCGAGCAAGACCGTCCAGAAGGTCGAGCAGGTCCACCCCACGGGTGCGCTCACCATCGCGGGCTCGGTCAGCGCCGCCCAGTCGCTGATCGACACCCTGCAGGTCGAGGCCAATCTCTACGACAACCGCCGTGGCGAGGTCATGAGCATGACCGCGCTCTCGACGCTCACCCGGAACCTGCTCCGAAGCGGTGCCTTCTTCATCGTCGTTCCCGTACTGGGCGGCGTCGACGACGAGGGTCCCCACGTCTACAGCATGGACGCGCTCGGCGGTACCACCGAGGAGGACTACGCCGTGAGCGGCTCGGGCTCGCAGTTCGCGCTCGGCGTCCTCGAACAGCACTACGAGGAGGGCCTCGACGTCGAAGAGGCCCGCGACGTCGCGATCCGCAGCGTCAGCAGCGCAGTCGAGCGCGACACCGCCAGCGGCAACGGCCTCAACATCGCCACCGTCACCGACGACGGCGTCGAGATCGAACGCTACGAGGACTTCGAAGGCCTCGACGCCTTCTGA
- a CDS encoding DUF555 domain-containing protein, which yields MNYLVVMEAAWLVRDVDEIDDAIGVAVSEAGKRLNQQEMDYVEVEVGATPCPACGEPFDSAYIAADTALVGLVLEMTVFNADGTEHAQRIAKSEVGGALRDVPLSVIETIETGEEEG from the coding sequence ATGAACTATCTCGTAGTGATGGAGGCGGCGTGGCTGGTACGGGACGTCGACGAGATCGACGACGCCATCGGCGTCGCCGTGAGCGAGGCCGGAAAGCGACTGAACCAACAGGAGATGGACTACGTCGAGGTGGAGGTCGGCGCGACCCCCTGTCCGGCCTGCGGCGAGCCGTTCGACTCGGCGTACATCGCCGCCGACACCGCGCTCGTCGGCCTGGTTCTCGAGATGACGGTGTTCAACGCCGACGGGACGGAGCACGCCCAGCGGATCGCCAAGAGCGAGGTCGGCGGGGCGCTCCGGGACGTCCCTCTCTCGGTGATCGAGACGATCGAAACGGGCGAGGAGGAGGGTTAG
- a CDS encoding long-chain fatty acid--CoA ligase, with translation MPGGTDQTLRPFLWRAERMFPDREVVSRTADGIERYDYETYGERVAQLAHALDEAGVEQGDRVGTFCWNHHRHFETYFGVPSVGAQLHTINPLLPDHHLEHIVSDAEDRVLFVDPSLVEKLEGPAESETFDVVEQYVIMGDAVPETSLSPVTDYESFIADQPTEYDWPDLDEDQPAGMCYTSGTTGNPKGVEYTQQMLWSHTMATLPASGLDIRAEDVVMPVVPMFHVNAWGMPFTTTAAGAKHVYPGPSPEPADLAKLIEEEGVTLSAGVPTVWLGLLEYGRENEIDLSSLERLIIGGSAAPESLIRTFDEEYDVEVLHAWGMTEMSPIGSVSHLKPGMEEWDDERRDQKRAKQGLLVPGLEMRVIDEDGEEVEWDGEAFGELWVRGPWVTTEYFERPEATEEDVEDGWLKTGDVVTIDPEGYIKIVDRAKDVIKSGGEWISSVELENTLMGHDDVAEATVVGVPHERWQERPVAFVVPAGGADEGTLSEELLSMVREEYPKWWTPDDVLFIDEVPKTSTGKFDKKVLREEYNDQSLVEGNVPEEAAPDATD, from the coding sequence ATGCCAGGTGGAACCGATCAGACGCTTCGTCCGTTTCTCTGGAGAGCAGAACGAATGTTTCCCGATCGGGAGGTCGTCTCCCGAACCGCGGACGGTATCGAACGCTACGACTACGAGACCTACGGCGAGCGCGTCGCCCAGCTCGCTCACGCCCTCGATGAGGCGGGGGTCGAACAGGGAGACCGCGTAGGGACGTTTTGCTGGAACCACCATCGTCACTTCGAGACCTACTTCGGCGTCCCGAGCGTCGGCGCACAGCTCCACACGATCAATCCCCTCCTCCCGGATCATCACCTCGAGCACATCGTGAGCGACGCCGAGGACCGCGTGTTGTTCGTCGACCCCTCGCTGGTCGAGAAGCTCGAGGGGCCCGCCGAGAGCGAGACGTTCGACGTCGTCGAGCAGTACGTCATCATGGGCGACGCCGTTCCGGAGACGTCGCTCTCGCCCGTGACCGACTACGAGTCGTTCATCGCGGACCAGCCGACGGAGTACGACTGGCCCGACCTCGACGAGGACCAGCCCGCGGGGATGTGCTACACGTCCGGGACGACGGGCAACCCCAAGGGCGTCGAATACACCCAGCAGATGCTCTGGTCACACACGATGGCGACGCTGCCCGCCTCGGGCCTCGACATCCGTGCCGAGGACGTCGTGATGCCCGTCGTCCCGATGTTCCACGTCAACGCGTGGGGGATGCCCTTCACCACCACTGCGGCCGGCGCGAAGCACGTCTATCCCGGGCCGTCGCCGGAGCCGGCGGACCTCGCGAAGCTCATCGAGGAGGAGGGTGTGACGCTGTCGGCGGGCGTTCCCACCGTCTGGCTCGGCCTGCTCGAGTACGGTCGCGAGAACGAAATCGACCTCTCCAGCCTCGAACGGCTGATCATCGGCGGCAGCGCCGCCCCCGAGAGCCTCATCCGGACGTTCGACGAGGAGTACGACGTCGAGGTGCTCCACGCGTGGGGGATGACCGAGATGTCGCCGATCGGCAGCGTCTCGCACCTCAAGCCCGGCATGGAGGAGTGGGACGACGAGCGCCGCGACCAGAAACGCGCGAAACAGGGACTTCTCGTACCTGGCCTCGAGATGCGCGTGATCGACGAGGACGGCGAGGAAGTCGAGTGGGACGGCGAGGCGTTCGGCGAACTCTGGGTGCGCGGCCCCTGGGTCACCACGGAGTACTTCGAGCGCCCCGAGGCCACCGAGGAGGACGTCGAGGACGGCTGGCTCAAGACCGGCGACGTCGTGACGATCGATCCCGAGGGCTACATCAAGATCGTCGACCGGGCGAAGGACGTCATCAAATCAGGCGGGGAGTGGATCTCCTCGGTCGAACTCGAGAACACGCTGATGGGCCACGACGACGTCGCCGAGGCGACCGTGGTGGGCGTTCCCCACGAACGCTGGCAGGAGCGGCCGGTCGCGTTCGTCGTCCCTGCCGGGGGGGCCGACGAGGGGACGTTGAGCGAGGAACTGCTCTCGATGGTCCGCGAGGAGTACCCCAAGTGGTGGACGCCCGACGACGTGCTGTTCATCGACGAGGTGCCGAAGACCTCGACCGGGAAGTTCGACAAGAAGGTACTTCGCGAGGAGTACAACGACCAGTCGCTGGTCGAGGGGAACGTCCCCGAGGAGGCGGCGCCGGACGCGACCGACTAA
- a CDS encoding CBS domain-containing protein encodes MDLPSPQDLRERRIELDLTQSTLAERAGVSQPLIARIEGGDVDPRLSTLRRIVNALEEAEGGIVRAAELMNTEVIHVEPDDAIREAVKRMDEEAYSQLPVLQNGIPVGSISQSDLVHLDAEARDEPVVEHMGESFPTVSREATLDEIGNLLDHYKAVMVTDTGETVGIVTEADVASRLS; translated from the coding sequence ATGGATCTCCCGTCCCCCCAGGATCTGCGTGAACGCCGGATCGAGCTGGATCTGACCCAGAGCACGCTCGCCGAACGGGCGGGCGTCTCCCAGCCGCTGATCGCCCGGATCGAGGGTGGCGACGTCGATCCGCGCCTCTCGACGCTGCGCCGGATCGTCAACGCCCTCGAGGAGGCCGAGGGCGGCATCGTCCGCGCGGCCGAACTGATGAACACCGAAGTGATCCACGTCGAACCCGATGACGCGATCCGCGAGGCGGTCAAGCGGATGGACGAGGAGGCGTACTCCCAGCTTCCCGTGCTGCAGAACGGCATTCCCGTGGGGAGCATCAGCCAGAGCGACCTCGTCCACCTCGACGCCGAGGCCCGCGACGAACCGGTCGTCGAACACATGGGCGAGAGCTTTCCCACGGTGTCCCGGGAGGCGACGCTCGACGAGATCGGCAACCTACTCGACCACTACAAGGCCGTGATGGTGACCGACACGGGCGAGACCGTCGGCATCGTCACCGAGGCCGACGTCGCCTCGCGGCTCTCATAG
- a CDS encoding SRPBCC family protein — translation MQQRTNLPMENAVICCFECIDTPLVHTKVAYQDSTRSYLGLDSIFKSRMILKETTAVETPSEEVYRFFEEMEENYERWHPDHITFRWIEGVGLEQGAEAYFEERIAGKLQKKTVKFVKVTPDRYMEFKPTSLLIGLLMPHISFTINTRPDGCELTQRIKVRTGPIGARLNKREFDAVRTHMREEGENLKRILENEDRVPSGKKP, via the coding sequence ATGCAGCAGCGTACCAACCTACCCATGGAAAACGCGGTGATTTGCTGTTTCGAGTGTATAGACACTCCGCTGGTCCACACGAAGGTTGCATACCAGGATTCTACGCGCAGCTATTTAGGGTTAGACAGTATTTTTAAGTCAAGAATGATATTGAAAGAGACCACAGCTGTTGAGACACCTTCGGAAGAAGTCTATCGATTTTTCGAGGAGATGGAGGAGAACTACGAGCGCTGGCACCCCGATCACATCACGTTCCGCTGGATAGAGGGGGTTGGGTTGGAACAGGGCGCGGAGGCCTATTTCGAGGAACGGATTGCAGGAAAGTTACAGAAAAAGACGGTAAAGTTCGTAAAGGTGACTCCCGATCGATACATGGAGTTCAAGCCGACGTCACTACTGATCGGGCTGCTTATGCCTCACATCAGCTTCACGATCAATACTCGTCCGGACGGCTGTGAACTTACCCAGCGAATCAAAGTACGAACTGGACCGATCGGTGCTCGGCTCAACAAGAGAGAATTCGACGCCGTCCGAACGCACATGCGAGAAGAGGGCGAGAATTTGAAACGCATACTCGAAAATGAGGATCGAGTCCCCTCAGGAAAGAAACCGTAG